Within Microterricola gilva, the genomic segment CCGCCACGTGCCCGACTTCGCCGAGACGACGCTCGCCGAGCGCGACGAACTGGCCGTGCTCTACCTGCGGCTGCTGCGCGGCATCGACGCGCTCTACGAGACGCCGACTCCCTACATCGCCGCCTGGCACCAGGCGCCCGTCGAGCGCGGCCGCGACGACATCCGCCTGATGCTCCAGCTCACCAGCCCGCGCCGCGCCGCCGACAAGCTCAAGTTCTTGGCCGGTTCCGAGGCGGCGATGGGAGCCTGGATCGGCGACGTCGCGCCAGAGGTCGCCGCCGCCAACATCCGCGAGGCCATCGCCAGGGCGCAAGGCGAAGCCTTGCGAAAGGCGGCAGCCCCCGATCCGGCAGACCGCGGATCGCAACCCAACACTGCACCTGAGAACCCGATTCCCACCGAAGGATCCCCAGCATGACCGCATCGCGCCCCACCGTCACCGCCGCCACGATCCGCGCCGAGTTCGCCGCCCGCTTCGGACGCGAGCCACGCGGGCTCTGGTCGGCGCCAGGCCGCGTCAACCTCATCGGTGAGCACACCGACTACAACGACGGCTACGTCTTCCCGTTCGCGATCAACCGCCGCACGCTGATCGGGCTGGCCCTGCGCGACGACAATGTGCTGCGCGTCGCCTCGTCGCACGCAGCGGAGTCGGTCGAGATCAGCCTCGACGACCTCGCCCCGGAGAAGCTCGCCGACTGGTCGGCCTACCCGCTCGGCGTCGCGTGGGCGCTCGGCCAGTTCGGCGCACGCCTCGGCTCGCTGCCCGGAGCCGACATCTACATCGATTCCGAGGTGCCGATCGGCGCAGGGCTCTCCTCCTCCGCCGCGATCGAGTGCGCGGTCGCCGTCGCGCTGAACGACGTCTGGCACCTCGACCTCGACCGCCGCACGCTCGCCAAGGTCGGCCAGCTGGCGGAGAACCGCGCGGTCGGCGCTCCGACCGGCATCATGGACCAGTCCGCCTCGCTCCTCGGTGAGGCCGACGCCGGCGTGTTCCTCGACTGCCGAACCCTCGACGCCGACGTGATCCCGCTCGGCTTCGACGCCGCCGGGCTCGAGCTGCTCATCATCGACACGCGGGTCAGCCACTCGCACGCGACCGGTGGCTACGCCGCCCGCCGCGCCTCCTGCGAGGCCGGCGCGGCCGCGATGGGTGTCCCCGCCCTGCGCGACCTGCACGATCGCGACCTCGCGAAGGCCGCTGAGCTCCTCGACGACGAGACCTTCCGCCGCGTGCGCCACGTCGTCACCGAGAACCAGCGCGTGCTCGACACGGTCCGCACGCTGCGCGAGCACGGCCCGCGCGCCATCGGCGCCCTGCTCGACGCATCGCACGTCTCGATGCGCGACGACTTCGAGATCAGCTGCGCCGAGCTCGACCTCGCCGTCGAGACGGCCAAGGCCGCCGGCGCCATCGGTGCACGCATGACTGGAGGCGGCTTCGGCGGCGCCGCGATCGCGCTGGTCCCGCACGAGCTGGTCACGCCGATCTCGGCCGCCGTCGAGCAGGCGTTCGCGGATGCCGGTTACACCGCGCCGACGCTGTTCACCGTGCGTGCGGCGGCCGGCGCCACCCGCGAGCTGTAGCGAGATTCAGCTCAGCAGACACCGCTGGTTGAGCCTGTCGAGATCGCCTCGCGGTTTCGACAGGCTCAACCTGCGGGCTGCGACCGTCGCGAAAGCAGGCGGGTTGGGCTCGGTGCGCGCGAAAGCAGGCGCCTGCGGTCCGGCCGCCGCCGTTGCGCCTGTTCTCGACTCGCACGGGCCACTGTTTCCGCGGCACAGAAATGACGCCGGTGCGTGACTCAGGAGGCGAGTCACGCACCGGCGTGTTTTCACGAACGCGAGCGAGCAGTAGGAGTACAAGGCCATCCCCCGCCCACGCCGTGAAGCTGGGGGTCAGTCCTTCAGGTGGTAGCGGAGGCTCGCCAGCTCGGCCAGCAGCGCAGCCGGCACCTTGCCGTTGAACTGGTCGAAGTACTCCTCGGTGAGGTCGCACTCCGCACGCCAGGAGGCCTTGTCAACCGCGAACAGCTGCTTGGCGGCATCCGGTGCCAGCTCGAGACCGTCGAGG encodes:
- the galK gene encoding galactokinase → MTASRPTVTAATIRAEFAARFGREPRGLWSAPGRVNLIGEHTDYNDGYVFPFAINRRTLIGLALRDDNVLRVASSHAAESVEISLDDLAPEKLADWSAYPLGVAWALGQFGARLGSLPGADIYIDSEVPIGAGLSSSAAIECAVAVALNDVWHLDLDRRTLAKVGQLAENRAVGAPTGIMDQSASLLGEADAGVFLDCRTLDADVIPLGFDAAGLELLIIDTRVSHSHATGGYAARRASCEAGAAAMGVPALRDLHDRDLAKAAELLDDETFRRVRHVVTENQRVLDTVRTLREHGPRAIGALLDASHVSMRDDFEISCAELDLAVETAKAAGAIGARMTGGGFGGAAIALVPHELVTPISAAVEQAFADAGYTAPTLFTVRAAAGATREL